The genomic stretch ACCCCGGAGTGGAGAACAAATCACGTGGCAAAGCAGCACTGAGGCCTTCTTTGCTCCTGCTGGTTCTCTCTTCTGAACCCCCCTCCATGGGGCACCCTCCTGGACCTCTGTCTTtggccccctgcagtggcccCTGCACCCCGGTCACGGCCTCGGTCTGAAGCCCCCATCGTTCTCTTGGGCTGCTGGGACCGCCATCCATCGGGGGCCCTCACCCCGCTCTGGGTCTGCTGACCTGCCCGAGGCTACCCCACCCCTCCGTACACCGGCTTTCTCCTCCGTGACACTTTCAGCTGCCCCCGCTGTATCTGAAGAGCCACAACCCGCACATCTGGTCCTCGCAGCACTAACGGGGGCCAGGAGTCCTCAGCGATGCCTGGGCAGTGCCTGATCTCCTGAGACTCTTCCTTCTCCTCGGCCACCAACTGTCCTCACCACTGTCCCCTCACCCGATGACTTGGCCTCCGTGTCCCCAGGAAAGCAGGGGTAGCCGGATGAGGACGTCCACCCTCTAGTGCTGGCTGGCTGCTTTGGTAGATGGTCCATCTCCCTCTGAGGCCACCGTCCCAGGCCACCGACGTCCACCCCCTTGCCTGCTCAGGGACATTCTGATCAAGAAGAGAAACCTCTCTCCGCCTCAATTACAGCAcagcacccccttcccctcccttctcgAACCCAGCTCCCTCTGGGgtcttccccccaccaccccgagACCACTCCTGTCCGCTCCACTGATGCTAAACAAATCTGGTGGTCACTCCCCACCGCCTTTTTttgaacagttttattgagatggaATTCACACACCATGCAATTTGCCCATTTGCCGTGTAGAAGTCAATGTTTTTAGtccattcacagagttgtgtaaccatcactgcggttttagaacatttttgtcacccccgcaaaagaaaccccatacccaacCCAACCCCTCCTTTTGCAATCGCCAGTCTGCCTCTGCTCCctgcttcactttcttttttttttaaatatttatttatttacttggttgcactgggtcttagttgcggctctcagtctccttagttgcggcacgtgggctcctgcTTCACTTTTTAGTGCCTTCCTGCTCCGCGTCTGGCCTCCCCCTCTCCCAGGGCCCTTTCACTTAATCCACCCCGACTTCCAAGTTTCTCTCCCAGCTCACAGTGCTCCTCTGAGTGCCATTCTCTGTGTCAGTGTCTGCTTGACATTCCAAGCACCTTCTAAAATATCCAGAATCAACCCCCATTCCCACCGCAAACTACCTCTCGTGAACATTTGTCCATCGCAGTTGATGGCAACTCAGGGTGAAAACCTTGCAAAACCCTAAGGagccccccttctctccctctcctccttatCCTCAAGGAAACATCCAAAATCCACCTGAGTCTCTGCCTGCCCACATCTCCCTCCAGCTTCCACCGTCATCCTGATTTTCTCTTTCCCGCTGTGGTGCACTGAGACGAAAAAGTGTAAATCTGATTCTGCAGAGAGGCCATCTCGCCCTAGTTGGGTACTCCCCTCCCCCGCAAATACACTGTttttgaggagggagggggcacttGGAAGCTTGTGcagaaaaacaaaccagaatCACCACAGGAAAGCTCTGATAAAGAGGCACAGGGTGGGGGTACGGATCCTTGGAGGTATTAAACCTTCTATAGAAGTATAGGAATTAAAACGGGGAACAGAGCTAAGCCCATCAAACTTTAACAAAGAAGGATCCcgggagggaaggaagaacttCCTTCAATGGGACGCTTGCTTGGTAACCATCTTTATCTCGCATGAGCCCCCAGTGCAAACTCCCAAAGCATCAAAGATGTTGATGCAGAAATGGAAGCTGTGAAATCAAACAAGAGTCAAAATGAGAGACTGTGCCGTCCAGCAATTGAACTACGAGAAGACTCAAGAAGCTGGGAACCCCACCTCTGCTCTGTCTAAAAGACCAACAGGCAAAGCTGAAGATATAGGACAGATGGGAGGTCCACGGGGGCTTATCTCTGATCTCCCAGATAAAGGGCTCCCGCGGTGGCAGCGAGAGAAAGCAGCAGCCCACGGAGAAGTGGGCCGAGGGGGGGAGGTGTGCTCCCAGGAAGGGGCATCCAGTGGCTCCAGCCCCAGGGAAGAGCGAACTAAAGTGACTGAGACCATCTTCTCCAGGAAAGTCTTTACGTTCTCATATGGAACGATCTCTGAGCTAGAGTGCTCCACAAACCAAAGGGTTGCAGGGTGCAGTAATGCACATATGCTAGTATCTGAGGATACACAGAAGTCAAACGGTGGTAGATCCGTAGGAGCCGCTCGGTTGAACTGTGAGTTTTCTATGCTTTCTGAGGTCTAGATCGTGAGAATATATTACTGGCTCAGAAAACTTAATACAGTTGTACATAAACTAGACTGTAGAATTCACTTCAGCAGAGACTGATGGACCATGTGCAAAGGCACAAAGAGTTCTCATACGTGGGAATAGGAATGGTCAATGGCTGTGACCATAAGACTGCGGGGAGATGCTGTCTTGGCATCAGCAGGCTGGCCAGTTAAACAGGACACAACACCGAGCAAGTGATGGCAGTAGCGGTGAGGAGCAGGGTTAGACCTGTTGAGTCCAGTAAGGTGGGCCTGGGCAGATCCCCAGGGCGCAGGTCCCCTCCCAGTCGGAACCCCAGAGACCTGCCACTAACACAGGCAGGGAAGATGGAATTAAGGAGAGCAGCAGTGCACATGGGAGCGATCTTGGTGGCACATTTTTGGAAAATTGAGGTGCAGGAGAAGACATCTTTATAGACAGTTTGAAATATGCAAACCATGAACGTTGTTTAGACGTTAGGGGTCTTTCTCTGGGATCTTACAGTACTGATTCGTTTTAAAACACTACGTAACTTGTTttaaggacatggaagcaaagtAGGGGCTGCGGCAGGTGTAGACAGAGGGCAGTGGATGGAGAATCATGGGCTGGGAAGCCTTTCCTGGTAGGGCCATTGTAGTTGGGGAGGAGCCTGCCCGGTGGGATCGTCGGGGGCTCTGGCCAGTTCTGCCtccctgggagaggaggaggataAAGTGCTGGTCCAGGTCCAGGCGATGGGCTTAAATCAGGCAGAGGTTGGTAGGTGACTTTTGCCCTCCAGCAGTCGCGGGTGGCccagggggggaggggagaggagggtttAATTGTGGGAAGGAGCAGGGACCACTTACCCAGCAGGCAGATGGCAGGGTCTTTTGGCCTTGTGGGCTGGGAGGAAGAATGGGGCGGGGCTGGGAAAAGGAGGGCAAGGAGGGCGGGACGGTGGTGGGAGGCGCTACGTGGTGGCGTGGGGTCCCTAGGCTAACCTGGGCCGGTTCTGGCTCGCAGGAAGCCGCTGAGGAATGGACTGGTTAAGGACAAGCGCTTCTGAACCCCTCGACCCCGGCCCCGccgcccaggacccagccccacccaacctCGCCCTCGGGGACCAGCCACGCGGCTCCCCCCTTCGCCCCCTGTATCCTGGCCCTATCAGGCTCCGCCCCCGCCGCAACCCACCCCGCCCTGGCCACTCCCGGgacctctgccccaccccctctaGACCCCGCCCCCGTGATTGGTCCCTATTCGACTTCAGGATCGCGGCCACGCCCCCCGAGACCCTGACCTGGCCCAGGTCTCTCCAGGGACCCCGGTCCCGCCCCCAGCCCGCAGGTCCCGGAGCCCAGCAGCCCCTGAGCACTCGCCCGGCCGCCGCCTGTGACGAAGATGCCAGCGCTGTGCCGGCGTCCGGGCCGCCGCGTCCTTCTTCTCCTACTGGCCATGCTGCTGCCCTCGTCACCCCCTGCCCGCGCCCCCGCGCCcccgggccccgccgccgccctACTCCAGGCTCTTGGGTTTCCCGACGTGCCCCGGGGCGCCCCCAAGTCCCGGCCCGTACCCCCTGTCATGTGGCGCCTGTTCCGCCGCCGGGACCACCAGGAGGCCAGGGCGGGCCCTCGGAGGACGCCCCTGGGGGCTACCCTGCGGCCGTGCCACGTGGAGGAGCTGGGGGTCGCCGGAAACATCGTGCGCCACGTCCCGGACCGCGGTGAGTGGGGTCTACGCTGGGGGCGTGGGTCTGGGAGGCCGATACCCCGCTGGGCGCCCCGAGCCCGCCACGAGCCTCCAGCGGCGCGTGAGGAAGGCCGGAGAGCCCTGAGGGTCCCCACCCGCCCCGTCCAGCCCGCAAGCAACCTGGGCCTCTGAACTCCCTCAGCTCCTCCGCGTGGACACCTGCCGGgacaggggatggggtgggggagtggtcCGAAGGCCAGGCTCCCTTGCACCGAGCAGGGCCCCTTGCTTGCAGCTGAAGCCCTGCCCCCactccatcccaccccctctgccGCTTCACACCACTTGATGCCTTCCTGAAGATGCCACCCGCCCTAGCATCGCTTCCCCACTGGCCCCATGCGTTCGCTCATtccactccccccacctccccacccccgcctatGTCCCCAACGGCGGGCTGGCCGCCCTACACTGGTCGGGGCCTCTTCCTTGCAAGTGATGCCCTGCCCCCACTCCATCTCCCTCACACACCGCCGCTTCACACCATTTGACGCCTTCTAACAGATGGTGCGCCCCCCAGCTCCGGTCGCTCACCTTCCCCCGCTGTCCCCAACCGAGACCCCTTCGCGGGCCGGTCGGCACCGAGTGTGGACCCAGCGCCAGCCgagccctctcccttcctccccaggcgCAGCCGCCCGGCCCCCGGAGCCCCCCTCAGCTGCGGGACAGTGCCCTGAGTGGACCGTCGTCTTCGACCTGTCGGCCGTGGAGCCAGCCGAGCGCCCGAGCCAGGCCCGCCTGGAGCTGCGCTTCGCGGCTGCAGAGGCGACGGTGGGGACGGCGGGCGGCTGGGAGCTGAGCGTGGCGCCGGCGGGCGCGGGCCCCGGGCAGGTGGTACTCCGCCAGGCGGTGCCCGCCCTGGGAATGCCGGTGCGCGCTGAGCTGCTGGGCGCCGCCTGGGCCCGCAACGCCTCGGCGCCGCGCAGCCTCCGCCTGACGCTGGCGCTGCGTTCCCGGGCCCCCGCCGCCTGCGCGAGCCTGGCCGAGGCCTCGCTGCTGCTGGTGACCCTCGACCCGCGCCTGTGCCACCCCCTGGCCCGGCCGCGGCGCGAGGCCGAGCCCGCAGTGGGCGGCGGCCCCGGGGGCGCGTGTCGCGCGCGGCGGCTCTACGTGAGCTTCCGCGAGGTGGGCTGGCACCGCTGGGTCATCGCGCCACGCGGCTTCCTGGCCAACTACTGCCAGGGCAAGTGCGGGCTGCCCGCCGCGCTGTCCGAACCCGGGGGGACTCCCGCGCTCAACCACGCGGTGCTGCGCGCGCTCATGCACGCGGCCGCCCCTAGCGCCGCCGCCGGCCTGCCCTGCTGCGTGCCCGCGCGCCTGTCGCCCATCTCCGTGCTCTTCTTCGACAACAGCGACAACGTGGTACTGCGGCACTACGAAGACATGGTGGTGGATGAGTGCGGCTGCCGCTGACCGGGGGCTGGCGGGAGGGGGCAACAATAAACACTGCGTGGTCCGCTCTGCTGTCTTCTCGGGTCTTGTcacctgggagtggggagggaagcagCTATGTCCATCACCATCAACCACCAGGATGGTGGGTGGGGGGTCCTACAGTGACGCCGCCGGCCCAGCCTTCCCAGAACCCATCTCTAGGGTGCCCAACGTCTAATGTACACGGGCCCCAGGAACTGACCCTGCATAGGCCCATCTTCCCCCATTCCGGTCCCTGCTGCACAGGTTTGGCCCATCTCAGCTTTGCTGTTGAGGTGGCTTCgaatcccccacccccaaccaggcAGAACCCCAAACCAAGTGCTCTGCCACCCCCTGTAGTTATCCAGCCCCAGTGTGAATGCAGAGCTGTTTATTAAGATTTTATTGGTGACAAAAGAAGTTAAAACAAATTGACCGAAAATCAAAAAGTTACATTGCCTTGGTACAGATGCTTCTTGATTTGGGGGACTCATAGCAACTGTTGCTAAGgtggagaaaaaagcaaacagcaCAAAGCAGAGGCAAAGCATTCCAAGGAACAGAACAGGGTGGGTGGGTGTCACCCATGGGGACGGTGCACAAGGGGTCATAGCAAAAACCTATCCAAACTCTATGCAGCTACCAAAAGAAGTGGGAACCGAAAGCACTACAGCAATGGTAATAAATAAGAGGCCTTGCCAGAAGGAAGGTGGCCTGTGTGTCCCCCATCTCTCCCATGTACCAGCTGGAATCTGGAGGCTTTGGGATAAGgcacatggggagggggatgctGGGGGTCAGGGTCATCAGGGCCTGGATAGGCAGGGTTAGGGTTAGACAGTCCCCAACTAGGTCCCGCCAGGGAGGCTAAGCCGCATCACAGTGTGCGAAGAGCTGGGGGTGACTCCACCAGCAACAGTAACTGCAAGTTGCAACCCAGACCCAGGCAGAGGCCCCCTTGTACCACGTGATGTGACAACTCCTTCAAGCCCTTCGGCACAGAACCAACCTATTTCAGAAACGTATTCCCTTTCCCCGCCAAAGTTAAAACGACCCCACCTCATCAAAACTGTGCCCGCAGGTAGAAGGGCTCCAAACTAGTCAGGTAGGGTGGGGAACAAGAGGGGATGGGGCATTCAGTGAGCCTAACTGGCCACAGGGACGGTGGGAGTCTCCCTGGGGACGGGGACAGATCCTCCTGGCTGGTGCTTTCCACCAAATCCTCAGGAAGGACCCTGGGGAAGGAGCCACTGGCCAGGGAACAGCCACCGTCCTGCCCTCTGGCCTCACGGCCAGTCCTGCCGAGGCCCCTCCTGCGAGGCCGAGTCCACGGCACACGGGAAGCGCTTTGCTTCTCGGAGTCCAGCAGAGACCACGGAGTCGCCTGCCCGGCCCGGGACCGTGCTCCCTCACCGCCCTGACGTACAGGGAGAAGCTGCTGGAagctaaaactgaaaaaaaaaaaaaatcctcctcccGTCACAGGTGTTGATCCTAATCTTGAGTTGTTTTGGCATGTTTAAACTTCGTTTCTGGAAGCTTCTCGCATCTCCCAGGTCCACCACTAAGATTTGAGAGACAAATTCAGGAAAGTATATTTTTCAGTACTCCTTtgaaagaatctttaaaaaacaaacagaaaaacacaaaccaccgtattttctttaaatgaaaaccCTCCTAGAACACAGGCAGCGTGAGCGCGGCGATATCAGAGCCGGCGTGGACAGAACCCACACTCTGAGGGGCTCTCCCGGCACGGCCGCCACCGCAAGGAGCCTGCTCGGCACAGAAACGCGTAGTTTTTCCGGCTAAAACGTAGTCCCCtttcaataaaagagaaaaagaaagaaaagaacagaggaaagggCTACTCTGAGATGAGGGTCTTCCTCCCTCCGCCCTGGTCGCAGACCCAGGTGTGGACGCAGCGGGCGAGCGCTGGGCTCCTCGGCGAGCGGGGCTGGCGGGGCTCGCTGGCGGGCGGTCCTCCATGGCCGCCCCACCTCCCGCTCTCCCTTCTCCGTCTCCTC from Balaenoptera musculus isolate JJ_BM4_2016_0621 chromosome 3, mBalMus1.pri.v3, whole genome shotgun sequence encodes the following:
- the GDF1 gene encoding embryonic growth/differentiation factor 1 → MPALCRRPGRRVLLLLLAMLLPSSPPARAPAPPGPAAALLQALGFPDVPRGAPKSRPVPPVMWRLFRRRDHQEARAGPRRTPLGATLRPCHVEELGVAGNIVRHVPDRGAAARPPEPPSAAGQCPEWTVVFDLSAVEPAERPSQARLELRFAAAEATVGTAGGWELSVAPAGAGPGQVVLRQAVPALGMPVRAELLGAAWARNASAPRSLRLTLALRSRAPAACASLAEASLLLVTLDPRLCHPLARPRREAEPAVGGGPGGACRARRLYVSFREVGWHRWVIAPRGFLANYCQGKCGLPAALSEPGGTPALNHAVLRALMHAAAPSAAAGLPCCVPARLSPISVLFFDNSDNVVLRHYEDMVVDECGCR